DNA sequence from the Pseudomonadota bacterium genome:
CTGCGAAGATCGTCTTAATGCGGAGCGTGGTCTTTACAAACTTGAGGGTAACCTTAATATAAAAAATGATGAGCTTTATAATTTGCTTATAGGATTTAAAATAGAAATCATACTATATATGATGGCGATTACAAAAAAAGAAAAAGTAAAAAAGGCTATATCATTATTTATAACAAATCTTAGAAAGAAAAAATTATCAGTATCCGGAAAAGATCTGAAAAGGCTGGGGATTGAACCGGGGCCGCTTTATAAGGAAATATTAGAGGCAGCCCTTTGCGCCAGATTAAACGGTGCGCTTAAAACAAAAAATGATGAACTGGAATTTATAAAAAATTATGTTTGATAACTTTGATATATACAAAACAGTTTTAATGCTGATTCCGCTTATTTTTTCCGTAACGGTACATGAAGTTGCTCATGGGTATGCCGCTTACAGATTGGGAGATCATACTGCAAAGCTTGCCGGCAGATTAACTTTAAACCCGATCAAACACCTTGATTTTGTCGGTTCATTTTTACTTCCGGTTATGCTTAGGCTTATGGGTTCTCCTGTAATTTTTGGTTACGCAAAACCGGTTCCTGTAAATTTTGCCAATTTGAAAGATCAAAAAAAAGATGTGATAGTTGTTGCTTCGGCAGGAGCATTAGCTAATATTGCCTTGGCAGTTATCTCAGCTATACTATTTCATATTATATTGAGCTATGACGGCAATTTTTATGATCTGGATAAAGCACCTGTTCTCGAGGCTATTGTTTCTATGCTTTTTTATAGTGTTTTTATCAATCCTATTCTTGCAGTTTTTAATCTTATGCCTATTCCGCCTCTTGATGGCAGCAGGATTCTTGCTGTACTTTTGCCCCATCATATGAGACTGCAATTTGCGAAAATTGAGCGTTTTGGAATGATGATATTAATATTTTTCCTTTTTACAGGCATATTTGATAAAATCTTAGATTATGTTGCAATGCCTATCATCAGCTTTTTGTTAAGAAACTAAGAAAAATGGATCATCTCCAAAATAGTTGATCCAAATGAAGGATTCAAGGGGTCAAGGGGCCAAGGATTCTAGTGAAATGCTTAAAAATTATAAAGAGTTAAGCGTTTGGCAAAAATCGTATAAGCTTTGTTTACATATATATAAAGTAACGAAACATTTTCCAAAAGATGAAACATATGGTTTGACCTCACAAATCAGAAGATCTGCTGTTTCCATACCATCGAATATCGCCGAGGGGTATGGAAGAAAAACAACTTTAGAGTATGTCAGGTTTCTCTATATTGCTTATGGTTCTGTTTGTGAACTGGAAACACAAATGATGATATCTGGTGACTTGGGTTATATGGAAACAGAAAGGTTTAAGGAAATATGCGAAGCGATCGGAGATATTGAGAGAATGCTGAAAGCGATGATCAAATCCCTGGAAAGCAAACACTTG
Encoded proteins:
- a CDS encoding site-2 protease family protein — its product is MFDNFDIYKTVLMLIPLIFSVTVHEVAHGYAAYRLGDHTAKLAGRLTLNPIKHLDFVGSFLLPVMLRLMGSPVIFGYAKPVPVNFANLKDQKKDVIVVASAGALANIALAVISAILFHIILSYDGNFYDLDKAPVLEAIVSMLFYSVFINPILAVFNLMPIPPLDGSRILAVLLPHHMRLQFAKIERFGMMILIFFLFTGIFDKILDYVAMPIISFLLRN
- a CDS encoding four helix bundle protein, which translates into the protein MLKNYKELSVWQKSYKLCLHIYKVTKHFPKDETYGLTSQIRRSAVSIPSNIAEGYGRKTTLEYVRFLYIAYGSVCELETQMMISGDLGYMETERFKEICEAIGDIERMLKAMIKSLESKHLKP